The nucleotide sequence CAGGTCGGCGGGCGCCTCGGGATGCGGAGCGTCGGCGGGCGCCTCGGGTCGGGGAGCGTCGGCGGGCTCGGGCTGGAGGGCCTTGGGCAGGCGCGGCACCCAGGCGAGGCCGATGACCGCGGAGAGCACCGTGGCGCCGAGGAGGAGGCCGAAGAACAGTCCGGTGTGGCCCAGGGCGAAGGCGGGCGTGCCCAGTGCGGCCAGACCGGCGAGGGCCCGGGTGAAGGCCATGGTCACGCCGGTCGCGGTGGCCCGCAGCAGGGTCGGGAAGAGTTCCTGGGACCAGATCTTGTAGATGGACTCGCCCGCGAAGGAGTTGCCGAGACCGGAGACGAGCATGACGGCGACCAGGGTGAACCTGCCGGGTCCGAGCAGTGCGGGCAGTGCCCAGGCGATGACGATCAGGGCGGTGCCCGTGGCGAACCAGGTATGCCGGGCGGGCCGGTCGACCACGCGCATGAACACCAGACCGGCGACGAAGCCCACCGGAAGGCCGAGAAGGGTCAGTTGTGAGTACTCCGCGACCTCCCCCTCCGCCAGAGCGGTCCACAGGAAGGTGCCGAACTGACCGAGGGTGTTCGCGCCGAGGTTCCAGGTGGCGTAGTAGAGGCCCGTCGCGAGCAGGGCGTGGACGGTCGGCGCCCGGAAGAGGTCCCGGACGCGGCCGAACTCGATGGTCTCGCCGGCCGCGTTCGGGTGGGCGTCGGCGGCCCGGCGTGCGGCGGCCCACTCGGCCGACTCGCTGAGGGTGAGGCGCAGGAGCAGCACGACGACGGCCACGACCAGCAGATGGGCGAAGAGGATCCGGCCGCCGAGTAGGCCCTGCGCCCCCATGAAGGAGCTGAGCAGCAGCACGGCCACGATGCCGGCGAGCCAGAGCATGCCGGAGAACACCACCATGGTGCCCTTCCTGCCGGGCGGTGCCTCCTCGTTGACGAGCGCGAGCGACACGGGGAGGTCCGCGCCGATGGCCAGGCCGGTGATCACGACACCTGCGTACAGCAGGACGGGGGTTGCGGCCAGGAGGAGCAGCAGGACGCCTGCCGCGTACAGGACGAGCGAGAAGGTGAAGATCGCCCGGCGGCCGAAGCGGTCGCCCAGCCGGCCCCCGAAGAGCGCGCCGACGGCGAACGCGAGCGTCTGCAGTCCCAGCAGGGAGCCGATGGTCTCGGGACCGAGCTGGAGCGGTGCGGCGTAGTAGCCGCCGATGGCGATGCCCGACGTCACCAGGGCGGCGGCGTCCAGGTAGGAGGCCATGCCGGCGAGTGTCGCGGTCTTCCAGGGGTTGCTCGCGGAGCTTTTCGGGCCAGGCATGGGGCCTCTTCGTTGAG is from Streptomyces sp. NBC_01314 and encodes:
- a CDS encoding MFS transporter — translated: MPGPKSSASNPWKTATLAGMASYLDAAALVTSGIAIGGYYAAPLQLGPETIGSLLGLQTLAFAVGALFGGRLGDRFGRRAIFTFSLVLYAAGVLLLLLAATPVLLYAGVVITGLAIGADLPVSLALVNEEAPPGRKGTMVVFSGMLWLAGIVAVLLLSSFMGAQGLLGGRILFAHLLVVAVVVLLLRLTLSESAEWAAARRAADAHPNAAGETIEFGRVRDLFRAPTVHALLATGLYYATWNLGANTLGQFGTFLWTALAEGEVAEYSQLTLLGLPVGFVAGLVFMRVVDRPARHTWFATGTALIVIAWALPALLGPGRFTLVAVMLVSGLGNSFAGESIYKIWSQELFPTLLRATATGVTMAFTRALAGLAALGTPAFALGHTGLFFGLLLGATVLSAVIGLAWVPRLPKALQPEPADAPRPEAPADAPHPEAPADLSGAPATVTTEKAVP